The following coding sequences lie in one Labrus bergylta chromosome 13, fLabBer1.1, whole genome shotgun sequence genomic window:
- the cxcr4b gene encoding C-X-C chemokine receptor type 4b, producing the protein MLHDHRVIIMEFISFDMFDNNTDNTSEESGDFDLDFQEPCGSALSNTFNKIFLPTVYGIIFILGIIGNGLVVVVIGFQRRARTMTDKYRLHLSVADLMFVLTLPFWAVDAASNWYFRGFLCVFVHSIYTVNLYSSVLILAFISLDRYLAVVRATNSQATRKLLASRVIYVGVWLPAAVLTVPDLVFARVRNTGSSNFLFTADSMETADPRIICQRIYPQETSLIWTVVFRFQHILVGFILPGLVILICYCIIIAKLSEGTKGQALKKKALKTTVILILCFFTCWLPYCVGIFFDTLMMLNVVSTSCALQQAVEKWISITEALAYFHCCLNPILYAFLGVKFKKSARSALTANSKSSQKLMTKKRGPISSVSTESESSSVFSS; encoded by the exons ATGTTACACGATCATCGCGTGATAATCATGgag tttatttCCTTTGATATGTTTGACAACAATACTGACAATACCTCCGAGGAGTCAGGAGACTTTGACTTGGACTTCCAGGAGCCATGCGGCAGTGCGCTCAGCAACACTTTCAACAAGATCTTCCTGCCTACAGTTTACGGAATTATATTTATTCTGGGCATCATCGGCAATGGATTAGTCGTTGTTGTCATTGGCTTCCAGAGAAGAGCTAGAACAATGACAGACAAGTACCGGCTTCATCTCTCCGTCGCTGACCTAATGTTTGTGCTCACGTTGCCTTTTTGGGCTGTGGATGCAGCAAGCAACTGGTACTTCAGagggtttctctgtgtgtttgtgcactcgATCTACACAGTCAACCTGTACAGCAGTGTGTTAATCCTGGCCTTCATCAGTCTAGACAGGTACCTGGCAGTCGTTAGGGCCACAAACAGCCAAGCCACAAGAAAGCTGCTTGCCAGCAGAGTGATCTATGTGGGTGTTTGGCTGCCTGCGGCTGTGCTGACTGTACCGGACCTGGTGTTCGCAAGGGTGCGCAACACAGGCTCTTCAAACTTCCTCTTCACCGCCGATAGCATGGAGACTGCAGACCCCAGGATAATCTGCCAGCGCATTTACCCGCAGGAAACCAGTCTCATCTGGACGGTTGTTTTCCGCTTCCAGCATATTCTGGTGGGCTTCATTCTTCCCGGCCTTGTCATCCTCATCTGTTACTGTATCATCATCGCCAAGCTGTCGGAAGGCACCAAAGGACAGGCCCTGAAGAAGAAAGCATTAAAGACCACGGTCATCCTCATCCTGTGTTTCTTCACCTGCTGGCTGCCCTACTGTGTTGGCATCTTTTTTGACACCCTCATGATGCTCAACGTTGTCTCGACCTCCTGTGCACTGCAACAAGCAGTGGAGAAGTGGATATCCATCACTGAGGCGCTGGCCTATTTCCATTGCTGCCTAAACCCAATACTCTATGCTTTTCTGGGAGTAAAGTTCAAGAAATCCGCAAGGAGTGCGCTAACAGCTAACAGCAAATCAAGTCAGAAACTCATGACGAAAAAAAGAGGGCCAATTTCATCTGTGTCAACTGAGTCTGAGTCCTCAAGTGTTTTTTCAAGTTAA